atatttatttgtaaataaattaatcttTCCCACTTGCTGCCTACATTTTTTCACGAATGCTTTACAGTAAACTCTCAGGTCCATTCTTACAACACAAGGCACACTGATAAACTTCATCTTCCTTTTTGCCGCACTACACTCAGTTTTCTTTTGCTTACAGAGGCTCCATACTTTGGAATTCTCATATTCATATAGTTAAATTATCTTCATCCCTCAATAATTTTAAGTTAAGACAGAAAGCTTACCTGTTAAATCAAGACTCCTAATAGTTTCTTTTGTCATTGGATCATTATGTAACCTAGTTGCAAAACatggttatttaaaaaaagagataattaGCAATAtacatatctatatctatatctatatatatatatatatataaacatttaaaagaaaaagtagtGTTCTAGGctaaaaagtattcaaaagtATCTTAGAAATGTTTGTAATcatttaaagattttatttgtttattaatttgcGTAGGAACCAATGTTCTGGTAATTGTCTGTACTAATTGTATGAGGTGGTCTGTGCATCTGAGAGGCAGGTATTTCTCACGGAGGAAAAAGGGAGGGGACAGCAAGTAAGGAGAGGAAAGATGTATGGAAGGGCTTAAGTGAGCATGAATGTGATGACCAAGTAGCGAAAGTTTTTCTAGTGTTAAAAAGTGGGacactgtgtgtatttgtgactGCGAGTGTTAAAGCAACAGTCGGGACAGTACGAGTGCATGACAGTTTTGCCGTGACTTCAACACGAAGCTGCACGGTGGGTCGCGCTGATTAAGAAGGAAGCTAGCTACGAGGACGGTGCATTAGTTGAGTTTCGCCACAACACGTGGGCGTACTAGGGGAACTGCCAAGCTAACGCAGCTGGACGGAGCCGAGAGGAGCCGCTGTTTCAACGAGAAACAGAGCCGCTGTTTCAACGATAGACGGAGGAGACCGGAGCTGTGCGTGTCATCCCGTGGACGTATgccgtcatatttgagtcaaaagtcgcgcgagcgataacacatctTCACGcgcatttattttgtgtcacgtgcgcagatttcaactgccgcgcgcacttttttgatcttcgcgcacatattcagcaaccgggtgaagcagattctcccccgtgctcgctcggGGTGGAGCTCCCTCGCGTGGAGCGAGgagttttgacacattgggtCGCTcacggtggagctctgctcgcgcggagcgaggacttttgacacattgggggcggggccaaggctgaacccgggcctcttatgattggtcattttccagccctccacgtgggtgccttttcagtttactgctgacagctggtagcggcggcatcatctaaacaacaacaaaaaagtgcgCGCGACAGTTGAAATCTGCGCacgtgacacaaaataaatgcgcgtgcagatgtgttatcgctcgcgcgacttttgactcaaatatgacggcATATGGACGGACGTGAGGACGACTGCTGGAGGACGTAGCGGCACCTGTGCGGTTGgttgcagacacagacagaaacgtGAAGGtacttattcatttattttgctcaGCTGGAGcataggtcattttgtttgaggCCGCCACGAACCCGAGCCACGCATCAGGCCTGCAACATTATTTTGATTTGCATAATTAAGTAGTGTCGGCTtgtattgttgtgtgtgtgtgtgggcccaCAAAGTGTGTTTGGTGTTCATGAGGGAGATTTGAGTGTTTTTCTCATATAGGCTATTTGAAATAGAGATGTCTACTTTGTTTCATATTGGTGAACATAATTGCATAAAAAAGTGTagaaaataagtcattttaatttactATTCTGTATGtttaaaattgtcttttttatttttggtaaagtaaataattgaGGTTTCTTGACTTCAAACTGgtgtttgatcattttatttgcatGATTCTGAATAAGGATTTATTTCATAGGTTAAAAGGACAAATAGGTTAAAGTTTGAATAAGTAATTGATATTAAAACCAGTGAATTACAGAGTTTAAAAAACAGAGGGGTGATATCATAGAAATACAAGTATATATTTTAAGTCTGTAAAATTAGGGTTAAAAGTAATATTGCTAACAGAATAAAAGAACCCAAAAGCTCTCCCCTTATTGAATATTATTGAGGGAAGCGCTACAATTATCTCTTATACATGCTCATACACTCAAACActcaaataaaattattttacatttatacacacccatgtttttatttctgacttttttgtgtgtgtgctataaaatggcacttgtattgctttctttttgttgCTATTTGTTGCTactttctctcattgttgttgttgatttatttttgaattctttGGGAGATTGGGAGAGTTTTTTATAAGTCCACATAGGGTTTTTTAACCTCTCCCGCACAtactattcttgtttcatttctgttttttgtaattgtcttttcttatggtgcagataaataaatacaatacaaatacaaaaatcttTGTTTTGCCTCAGTGGTGGTGGCAGCCATTGCTGGAGGCATCATGACATTTGGTTGTCCATCAGTTTGTCTGTCCATCCCACTGACGTGAATGCAATATCTATGGAATGCGTGGAAGAGTAAAATAAAGCCAAGCTTTTGGGCGCCACTTGTTCTGGTCCATGATTTAACCATAAATCAACCCATTACACTATTGCAGGTGGATACTAAGGTGGCTGCAACCAAAAACTGAAACAAGCACAAGTGTAATTTGTTTATTAGGGAGTGATCACTAGAATCCAAAAgaatacttttaaaaacagttcaaataTGGAACCGATTTTCGATGTCCAACCCTATCCATGATGATACCCTAAATAGAAATACAATGGTCTTAAAGTACTCCATCAGGAGGACAAATTCAAAATGTGACTTCAGCGAAAGTACAGAAGTGTTATCGGCAAAATATAGTTTAAATATCAGAAGTAAATACAGTCATTATACAGGCCTGTCGTATTCAAGTCCCAGGCTGGGCctatcattgtttttattagtaATGTATATTATGTACATTATAGATagcttgtatttttattgcatatttttctTCAATAATCAGAATACACGTATTATTTGGCCTATGCATGCACCAACAGTGAAACAAACTTTTGCTGCACAACAGTGCTGACAGTGTGTGGCCTGTACAGTCACAGACTTCTGATAGTTAACTTTAAAATGTCATGAGGTGATATTACACTGATAGTCTTGTTTTTCAtcctcagaaaatgttttcttcaagataatgatgatgaaaaactcCAATATATGAACAATGTAGGAATTAAACTGagtgcattttttatttgtgaattacttgttcattaaatgaaataatttcAATTAATAAGGTTCATTAATTTCTGTGACACAATCATAGTTTTATGACAAATCTAAAGCTTTGTTCTTGTACAAGCCACAAAGAACATAGTATTTCAGTGCAAGGAAAAACTTTCCATCCCTGAGACCATAAATGAGGGGACTCAAACATTTTGGGGCtagataaaatataatgtaattagAGTACCTGACATTAATGTATAACATGATATCAATTCTAAGCATAGCAGCTTCTATAACCGGACACAACATACGGAtgagacagagcagcagctggaaACCATGAAGTATTACTGTTCTGAGTCCTTTCCATGTTGACTTTTTGTTCTCTCCTGATGCCGTTTTGGCCACTTTGATTATTTCAACATAGGAGAATATAATGAGGATACACATAATCAGGAAGAAAAACTGATTCATAGCTGAATGCATATGACTCTGCCATCTGTACAACATGAACATCTCCACTGAACACACCCTGTATTGTGTATACAAGCTAAGAGAGGCAGATGCAAAGAAGATGGACAGAAGAACTACACAGGGTAAAGAGCTGATGCAGTGAATGATGAGGATGCAGTGCATCGTGTTGCGAGTGGTGCACAACTCTCCATGACGCAGAGGCATGCAAATGGCCACGTAACGCTCCAGGCTCATTGCTGTCAGAGTAACTGGGGTGACAAACGTGTACAAAGACGacaaaatatatacaacaacacacaaccacaTTTGCATGGTAAACTGAAAGTAACCACAGATGAGTAAGATATTTGATAGCATCAAAATCAAACAATCAGACAGTAGTGTAACAGCAAATAAGATGTAGCGCATGGTTTTGTAGAAGAAATCCTTCATAAAAAAGGTTGTGATCAGCATGAAGTTGATGCAAAGGAAAACTGCAACAAGAACCTGAACTAAAATTACCTGGTAATTAATGATTCGCATTAAGGATTTCCAACCAACCACAGAATTATTATCAGCCATACAGTATATTTGACTAAATACAGTATTTGACACACAAAAACCCAACAGGTAGATCGATCTTTCTGTTTCCGAAACCTTCCCTGCAGTGACATGACATCATGTCTGAGACAAATGTTTTCTGCTGAGCTCTGTGCAGACTTCTGAGAAAAACTTTATAGTTGTGAGTAGTACACAAGGGGAACATTTTAAGCTCCACAACACAGTGTTGTCTTCACGACACACCAGTAATGCTCGTCATATTATATTCAATTAGATACACTGAGTGCTGGAAAAGTTTTTGATTGTCATCAGTAGTTGGGCCTCTATAATTCATTTTAGCTACTGTGCAACAGAACAGTAATTCacaaatattcaacattaaataaacacaCCTACAGTACAAAATGTCTGACAAGATACTTGGAAACACTTTAAGTATTAAGTACTTAGAACATAATCACCTTCATAGATCTTTGTATGATATGTATTTTaaatctttcttttcttttgtcacaTTAGGAATGAGTTTTTCACTGATGTAGACCTCAAGGACTTGTGCTGAGcatgttttcagcccttttGATTTAAACAGATCTGATGGTTTTACTGACTCTACTGATCCAAACTCAAATTGTCTTAAACTGACCATGTGTCTACCACTTGTAAATATTATAATGTCCAAAAGTGTAAAAGTTTATATGAGGGTTTCTCAAATTCATCTTTTTCTACAACCTTTAATTCGGCATTTCACTTACGCTTTCCAATGGTACaatcaaaaaaacaacttgctgaaataaacaaaaaaccttgGTATACATCCGGCCTCCATAAATCCTCAACAACCAAAAATAAGTTATATAAGAGGTTTCTTACCACTCCTACACCTATGAATTAAACAAAGTACAAAACATATAGAAACACATATAGTTTTAAGttctaatattataatattaggtCTACATGGAAGGTTATCAATCAACTTATGAACAAACAAAAGTCTTCTGCTCCTCATCCTTCAGAGTTCAATGAGGGTGGTGTAACATTTACTGATCGATGtaatttcttgtaaatttaagattttttttgcacaagtGGGTGTCTTTTTGTCAAAGAACATCAAACCTTCAAACAGAAACCCATTGGATTACATAATgggtaaccccccccccccccccttttacAGTTTGACAATATGGACTCAGCAGAGGTGATGGAAATTATTGGCAAACTGAAACCATCTGCTCCGGGCCATGACGACATTTGTGCTCCATTGATTAAATCTGTGTCTTCATCTATTGTAGAACCATTAACGTATATTTTTAATCTATCGTTGCAGATGGGATGTGTGCCTAAGGATCTAAAAAATTGCTAAAGTTGTCTCCCTTCATAAAACTAGGGATACAAGATAATTTAATAACTATCGACCAATTTCTATTTTTACcatgtttttcaaaaaatgtagaaaaactgGTACAAAAAAAGAATGTTATCTCATCTAAACAAACACAGCATTTCACACGAGCACCAATATGGTTTCCGGGAAAATCACTCTACAGATATGGCCCTCTTACAACtggtagaaaaaatatatacagccataaataacaataaatacgctttgggtatttttttagatttatagaAAGTCTTTGATTCTGCTGACCACACTATTTTACTTTCCAAGTTATATTGTTATGGTTTCcatgattattcatatatttggCTTGTCAATTATGTTTCAAATCGAGAACAATTTGTTTATGTTAATGGTTGTAGTTCTTCCAGATCCCAGTTAACATATGGTATCCCTCAGGGTTCCATACTCGGTCCATTATTGTTCCTTGTTTACATTAATGACCTTGCAACTGTTTCTTCCACTATGCTACCAATACTTTTTGCTGATGATACTAATTTGATTTTGACACACAGTCACTTTGATTCTTTAATTAGTGAAGCCAATTCTGGCATTATTCAATGTTCTGAATGGTTCCAGATAAATAAGTtaacattaaatgtaaaaaaaataattgtattatttttacaggaaaaaataaaaaaaatattgtctccATCTGCCCCTCTGTTTAAGAAACTTCATATATTGTCAGTCTACAATAATCTCATGCATGAATTATGATAAACTCAACCAGGATTTTTTTACTAAGTATTTTTATACATCATTAGGGATGTAaaacaaggtttgaaaaaaaaaattctatctttattctataaagaaatatttatttgtccACTCAAGTGTACCTCATGCGTTTTGTActctaaaaacacatcaatgtaatAACATGGTAGTTATATAGGTATAGTTGTAATTTAGTTATACAGTTGTAATATGGTGGTTCCTCCACTACTCTGTAGGTCTCTCTATTTGAGCTCTattgataaatataaaagttaacataaacataaaactttttttttcactaggcgtttttatttatctttagggATGTCATACTGTATTATTGTTAAGTCTCTGAACTGAGCATATTCTCTCATAGTGTCTTATAGCATGTATCATATTTCCTGTCAAATCATgcttgttgctcagtttttagACTATTTTCTATGATAGTTGCCAAAGCATCCGGGGCACAAAGCTGCAAGGCACTGCACGCAGATCTACTTGGTTCTATGTGTGCATGCAGCATCTAGGCATCTACTGGCATTTTTTGCTTCCTTGAGCTGGGGCCAGTGGTTTCCGGGGGCAAACCAGATCTAAGGGGGGCCTAAgacactgctctctgttttgCCAGTGGTGGAGTGGCATTGGGTCTGCCTCTGGTGTGTATCTTCATGGATCCTGCATTGATGAGAGCACAAGCTCTACTACTACTTTTGAGCTCTACAAAATATAAGGATATatgaaaaaatctcaaattacattataaaaacataaagaagttGATCTCCAGCCAAAACATTATagaatatgaattattttcaagAACAACATTGGTAGTAATTGACATTGCATTGAAGTTGAAACGTAGCTAGTGATGCATGATGTACAATTGAGTGGACAGATGATTAATCCATATTTCCtccaaatataaaatcaaaacttGGAAAATCTTTACATAATATGTCACCTTAGATCTTACTTgatgtaattatattttttttacctgcagtTGTATCTTTTTATAGAAGCTAGACACCGAAATAGCAGAGGTGTTTGGTCTTTCTCCCTGCCTGTCAGCCatcttggtttcactgactaCTTTCCCATTGCAATGACCAGCCAATGGGATTTTTTGTATGGGATGATGCAATAGCTTCCACTAGTGTGGACTATATGCAGCAGTGCCCAAAATTGCAGGCATATATAGagaaaaagcactttttaacaGCTGTACACTGTAGTGACCTCTATGCATGAAAGGGTTAATATACTTCAATCAtgcatatttattcataaatatattcatcTTTCCCACTTGCTGCCCAAATATTTTCACAAATTCTTTACAGTTAACTCTCAGGTCCATTGTTACAACACAAGACACACTGATAAACTTCATCTTCTTTTTTGCCGCACTACACATACTCAAATTTCTTTTGCTTACAGAGGCTCCATACTTTGGAATTCTCATATTCATGTAGTTAAATTATCTTCATCCCTCAATAATTTTAAGACCGAAAACTTACCTGTTATATCGAGACTCTTAATAGTTTCTTTTTCCAGTATAGTTGTCATTGGATCATTATCTCTTATACATGCTCATACACTCAAACactcaaatacaattattttacatttatccacacccatgtttttatttctgactttttgttatgtgtgctataaaatggcacttgtattgctttcttttttgttgttatttgttgttgttgtgggttttttgaCCTCTGCCACACTTacaattcttgtttcatttctgtttttttgtaattgtcttttcttatggtgcaaataaataaatgcaatacaAATAGAAAAGGATCTTTGTTTTGCCTCAGTGGTGGTGACAGCCATTGCTGGAGGCATCATGACGTTTGGTTGTCCATAAATTTGTCTGTCCATCCCATTGACGTGAATGCAATATCTATGGAATGTGTGGAAGGGTAAAAAAAAGGCTAAGCTTTTGAGCGCCACTTGTTCTGGTCCATGATTCAACCATAAATCGACCCATTAAACTATTGCAGGTGGATACTACGGTGGCTTCAATGAAAAACTGAAACAAGCACAAGTGAAATTTGTTTATTAGGGAGCGATCACTAGAATCTTAAAGgaaatttttaaaaacagttcaaataTGGAACCGATTTTCGATGTCCAACCCTATCCATAATGGTACCCTAAATAGAAATACAATGGTCTTAAAGTACACCATCAGGAGGACAAGTTCAAAATGTGTCTTCAGTGAAAGTACAGAAGTGTTATCAGCAAAATATAGTTTAATTATCAGAAGTAAATACAGTCTTTATACAGTCCTGTCGTATTCCAGTCCCAGGCTAGGCctatcattgtttttattagtaATGTAGATTATGTATGTTATAAATAGCTcgtatttttattgcatgtttttcttcaatAATCAGAAtccatgtattttttggtctatGCATGCACCATTGGTGAAACAAACTTTTGCTGCACAGCAGTGCTGACAGTGTGTGGCCTGTACAGTCACAGACTTCTGATAGTTAACTTTAAAATGTCATGAGGGGATATCACACTGGTAGtcttgtttttcatcatcagaaagaaaacacaatcaTAGTTTTATGACAAATCTAAAGCTTTGTTCTTGTACAAGCCACAAAGAACATAGTATTTCAGTGCAAGGAAAAACTTTCTATCCCTGAGACCATAAATGAGGGGACTCAAACATTTTGGGCCtagataaaatataatgtaattagAGTACCTAACAttaatgtataaaatgatatCAATTCTTAACAAAGCAGTTTCTATGACCGGACACCACATACGGAtgagacagagcagcagctggaaACCATGAAGTATTACTGTTCTGAGCCCTTTCCATGTTGACTTTTTGTTCTCTCCTGATGCCGTTTTGGCCACTTTGATTATTTCAATGTAGGAGAATATAATGAGGATACACATAATCAGGAAGTAAAACTGATTTATAGCTGAATACATATGACTCTGCCATCTGTACAACATGAACATCTCCACTGAACACACCCTGTATTGTGTGTGAAAGGTAATTGAAGCAGATGCATAGAAGATGGACAGAAGAACTACACAGGGTAAAGAGCTGATGCAGTGAATGATGAGGATGCAGTGCATCGTGTTGCGAGTGGTGCACAACTCTCCATGACGCAAAGGCATGCAAATGGCCACGTAGCGCTCCAGGCTCATTGCTGTCAGAGTAACTGGGGTGACAAACGTGTACAAAGACGacaaaatatatacaacaacacacaaccacaTTTGTATGGTAACCTGAAAATAAGCACAGATGAGTAAGATATTTGATAGAATCAAAATCAAACAATCAGACAGTAGTGTTACAGCAAATAACATGTAGCGCATGGTTTTGTAGAAGAAATCCTTCATAAAAAAGGTTGTGATCAGCATGAAGTTGATGCAAAGGAAAACTGCTACAAGAACCTGAACTAAAATTACCTGGTGATCAATGATTCCCATTAAGGATTTCCCACCAACCACTGAATTATTATCAGCCATACTGTATATTTGTGACTAAATACAGTATTTGACACACAAAAACCCAACAGGCAGATCGATCTTTCTGTTTCCGAAACCTTCCCAGCAGTGACATGACATCATGTCTGAGACAAATGTTTTCTGCTGAGCTCTTTGCAGCCTTCTGAGAAAACCTCTATAGTTGTGAGTAGTATGTTCCTCATGTTATAATCAATTAGATACATTGTGTGCTGGAAAAGTTTTTGATTGTTTGGCCTCTGTAATTAATTTTAGCTGCTGTGCAACAGAACAGTAATTCacaaatattcaacattaaataAACACTCCTACAGtacaaaatacagtacaaaggaCAAGGTACCTGGAAACACTTTAAGTATTAAGTAAGAAACATGGCTGACCGATTCAACAGAAATGTTATATGATATACCTTTCTTTAAGGCATTTCACTGTTGTAGACCACGGAGAACTGGGGGCGGTCTGTCAATTTACGTTCATACTAGCCTACAATTCTGTGTTAGAGAAGATCTGGTCCATGAATTGAAAAACATTGATGTTGAAGCCCTCTTCATAGAAATTAGCTTCTGTTAAGTTTTCAGTGGCAGAAATGTTATCATTGGATGTGTTTATAGGCCTCCTGATACAGACTCAGGAAGTTTTAATGACACGCTTCGGTCAACATTAGAAAGGATGAATATGGAAAGGAAACTATGTTTTCTACTAGGGGACTTTAATCttgattttttcaaatgtgaaaCTCAGGCTCTGACTTCAGaatgtattaatgttttgttttccgGTTCTTTTTATCCTCTCATTAACAAGCCAACAAGAGTGACTAAATAACCTGCCACCCTAATTGACAATATCTTTACTAACTGTGCGAATAATACAACTAAATCAGGCATCCTTTTCACTGATATCTCAGATCATTTccccattttcatttttctctccctgacAAGACTGGCCCCGTCGGTACAGATTCCTGCACTGAACGTCGATTATTAAATCGGCAAAATACTGAATggtttaaaaagttgattgatGACATTTCATGGAAAATGTTTACAATTATACAGATGCTGAGTCTGCTTATCAGACTTTTGAGACAACCTGTAATTAGGCATTTCACTAATGCTTTCCAATGATACAATCAAAAAAGAAACTTGctgaaataaaccaaaaactTTGGTAAACAGCCGGCCTCCATAAATCCTCAACAACCAAAAATAAGTTATATAAGAGGTTTCTTACCAATCCTACACCTCTGAATTCAACAAAGCATAAAACATATAGAAACACATATAGTTATAAAttctaatattataatattaggtCTACATGGAAGGTTCTCAATCAACTTATGAACAAATAAAAGTCTTCTGTTCCTCATCCTTCAGAGTTCAATGAGGGTGGTGACAAAATCCAAGGAGATGTATGACCATGGACGATTGGGTACTGGTAGAGGGTACAGAAGACCAGCAGGAGCTTGGAGCGTAGGTTCATGTTGATTGCATGTGGGGCAGGCATTGACAAAGCTCTGAGTGTCCTCAGCCAGAGTGGACCACCAGAAGCGACGCTGCACAACCTCCTTAGTCCGCTGGATCCCAGGGTGGCAAGTGAGTTTGGAGCTGGGTCCGGAGGTCAGATGGGATGTACAGGCGTTCTGGTGGACAGGAACTGGGTATGGCCTGGTCCTGGATGGCGGCTCTgaccctctcctccacctcccagaTAAAGGTGGCGATGAGATGTGAGGCCGGAAGAATGGTATCGAGTTTGCCaacctccctctcctcttcctggAATTGCTGAGACAAGGCATCAGGTTTGACGTTGAAAGTTGAACCTGGTCAGAAAGAGTGACCACCGGGCCCGGTGGAAGTTCAGTCTCTCGGGTGACTGGATGTTCTCAAGGTTCTTGTGATCTGTCCACACCAGGAACGGCAGTTTTGTACCCTCTAACCAATGTCGCCACTCCTCCAGAGCCAATTTCACTGCTAGTAACTCTCTGGGGGCCAACGTAAAACATGTCTTCAGGGACTGGAAAGCCTCATTGGCGGCCGAAAACCACCGGAAGAGCACCTTGGAGGAGGTGAGGGCCGTGAGGGGGGTTGCCACTGTGCTGTACCCGGGTCAAAGACGAGACGTCTCAATTTCAGGGTCCGAAGCATGtttattatgtaataaataaataaacattttaaaacactacATTATGTTCTCCAACTCACTCCTCTTTACTTACTTATATCATTACCTATtgtaagaaataaacatttaaggaGCTATAGTGCTCAAAAGTACCAAAATGTCCTTCCTGAGTAACGTCCGGGCTTAAATCTAACtataaaaatttgacaaaatgtcaaaaaaaattaagaaatgtatACATAATCTACTTGGGCATAATTGTGGTGTTGTTTGCAATAATACCTACTAATACAGTAACAACCCAaggcttttttacatttttacacaagtAATACTTTTGTCCGCATTTTTGGATTTCCCTAATGTCCTCACTGGGTAACAGACATTGAAATTCCAccattacccataaagcatttcTGTAGTCATTTGACCAGCTACAGCATAATCAAGAAGACTCTGATGGACCCAGACAACTTCTTGAAAGTTCAATAAGTCTCTCTTTAAATGCTGATATTTGGACCTTTTTGGTCACTGGTGTATGATGTCCTAAAATCATGTGTCTTTCTGGATAACGCTAATAAAACATgctggttttattatttaaaaaatggcttttCCATGTGAAATCTATCATTGATGTGATGAAGACTACGTTATGTTTTAGTTATCTAGGCCATTGTTTGGCCAAGTTTTGGCGGGAAAATAGCTTATTTGTCCTCCCTGGCTAACAATATGTCCTCCCTGGATAACGAAGATCTTCTGTTACCCAGGACAAGTTCTCTGTTATCCACAATGGACATGTTGATGAATATAGTATTTTATTTcgtattttgtcagtttttaagcATCAAGTtgatattgtaatattatattaataa
This is a stretch of genomic DNA from Centropristis striata isolate RG_2023a ecotype Rhode Island chromosome 4, C.striata_1.0, whole genome shotgun sequence. It encodes these proteins:
- the LOC131969969 gene encoding odorant receptor 131-2-like produces the protein MADNNSVVGWKSLMRIINYQVILVQVLVAVFLCINFMLITTFFMKDFFYKTMRYILFAVTLLSDCLILMLSNILLICGYFQFTMQMWLCVVVYILSSLYTFVTPVTLTAMSLERYVAICMPLRHGELCTTRNTMHCILIIHCISSLPCVVLLSIFFASASLSLYTQYRVCSVEMFMLYRWQSHMHSAMNQFFFLIMCILIIFSYVEIIKVAKTASGENKKSTWKGLRTVILHGFQLLLCLIRMLCPVIEAAMLRIDIMLYINVRYSNYIIFYLAPKCLSPLIYGLRDGKFFLALKYYVLCGLYKNKALDLS
- the LOC131969590 gene encoding odorant receptor 131-2-like, which encodes MADNNSVVGGKSLMGIIDHQVILVQVLVAVFLCINFMLITTFFMKDFFYKTMRYMLFAVTLLSDCLILILSNILLICAYFQVTIQMWLCVVVYILSSLYTFVTPVTLTAMSLERYVAICMPLRHGELCTTRNTMHCILIIHCISSLPCVVLLSIFYASASITFHTQYRVCSVEMFMLYRWQSHMYSAINQFYFLIMCILIIFSYIEIIKVAKTASGENKKSTWKGLRTVILHGFQLLLCLIRMWCPVIETALLRIDIILYINVRYSNYIIFYLGPKCLSPLIYGLRDRKFFLALKYYVLCGLYKNKALDLS